From a region of the Bradyrhizobium guangdongense genome:
- a CDS encoding FAD-dependent oxidoreductase, with translation MRATGSQDRTRRDLVTAETFDIIVVGAGMAGNAAALTLAKHGLKVLQLERGEYPGSKNVQGAILYADMLEALVANFRQDAPLERHLVEQRFWMMDDRSHTGLHYRSDDFNEERPNRYTIIRAQFDRWFSQKVREAGATVLCETTATELMQDANGKVVGVRTDRADGEIHAGAVVLAEGVNGLLGTRAGVRKRPTPDTVALAVKEMHFLPREVIEARFNLKGDEGLVIEAAGTISRGMTGMGFIYTNKECISLGIGCLVAHFTSTGETPYGLLDRFKRHPSVAPLIEGSEVKEYAAHLIPEGGFKAIPQLYGEGWVVVGDAAQLNNAMHREGSNLAMTSGRLAAEAIIQVKSRGAPMTATNLSIYKTMLDHSFVIRDLRKYKDMPALMHTYSRNFFLTYPELVSESMQNFLRVDGTPKAEKEKQSLNSFVKSRSWSGLLGDAVRLARAWR, from the coding sequence ATTCGCGCGACCGGATCGCAGGATAGGACAAGGAGAGACCTCGTGACCGCGGAAACATTTGACATCATCGTCGTCGGGGCAGGTATGGCCGGCAATGCAGCGGCGCTCACGCTTGCCAAGCACGGCCTGAAGGTTCTTCAGCTCGAGCGTGGCGAATATCCCGGGTCGAAGAACGTGCAGGGTGCGATCCTCTATGCCGATATGCTGGAGGCGCTTGTCGCTAACTTTCGACAAGACGCGCCGCTTGAGCGGCATCTGGTCGAACAGCGCTTCTGGATGATGGATGACCGCTCTCACACCGGCCTGCACTACCGCTCCGACGACTTCAACGAAGAAAGGCCGAACCGCTATACTATCATCCGCGCTCAGTTCGATAGGTGGTTCTCGCAGAAAGTTCGCGAAGCTGGCGCCACGGTGCTATGCGAGACAACGGCAACCGAACTAATGCAAGATGCTAACGGCAAGGTGGTGGGTGTGCGGACTGACCGCGCCGATGGCGAGATCCATGCTGGCGCGGTGGTCCTCGCGGAAGGCGTCAACGGCCTTCTTGGCACGCGGGCCGGCGTACGCAAGCGGCCTACGCCGGACACGGTCGCACTCGCCGTGAAGGAGATGCACTTCCTACCGCGCGAAGTTATCGAGGCCCGCTTCAATCTTAAGGGCGATGAAGGGCTCGTCATTGAGGCTGCGGGCACCATCTCCCGCGGCATGACAGGCATGGGCTTCATCTACACCAATAAGGAATGCATCTCCCTTGGCATCGGATGCCTGGTCGCGCACTTCACAAGCACCGGGGAAACACCGTATGGTCTGCTCGATCGCTTCAAGCGGCATCCTTCGGTCGCTCCGCTGATCGAGGGATCGGAAGTCAAGGAATATGCCGCTCACCTCATTCCCGAGGGTGGCTTCAAGGCCATTCCGCAGCTATATGGCGAGGGCTGGGTCGTCGTAGGCGACGCCGCTCAACTCAACAACGCTATGCATCGCGAGGGCTCAAACCTCGCAATGACATCGGGGCGACTCGCGGCCGAAGCGATCATCCAAGTCAAGTCGCGCGGCGCCCCAATGACAGCGACGAATCTGTCAATTTACAAGACGATGTTGGACCATTCGTTTGTCATTAGGGACCTAAGGAAGTACAAAGACATGCCCGCGCTGATGCACACCTACTCCCGGAACTTTTTTCTGACATATCCGGAGCTCGTCTCGGAATCGATGCAGAATTTCTTGCGGGTCGACGGGACACCAAAGGCCGAAAAGGAAAAGCAATCACTAAACTCCTTCGTCAAGAGCCGTTCGTGGAGCGGCCTGCTCGGTGATGCCGTTCGCCTCGCGCGCGCTTGGCGGTAA
- the nifH gene encoding nitrogenase iron protein produces MSSLRQIAFYGKGGIGKSTTSQNTLAALAEMGHRILIVGCDPKADSTRLILHAKAQDTILSLAASVGSVEDLEIEDVMKIGYKDIRCVESGGPEPGVGCAGRGVITSINFLEHNGAYEDIDYVSYDVLGDVVCGGFAMPIRENKAQEIYIVMSGEMMAMYAANNISKGILKYAHSGGVRLGGLVCNERQTDKELELADALAKKLGTQLIYFVPRDNIVQHAELRRMTVLEYAPDSKQADHYRNLASKIHNNGGKGVVPTPISMDELEDMLMEHGIMKAVDESQIGKTAAQPATP; encoded by the coding sequence ATGTCGTCACTGAGGCAAATCGCATTTTACGGCAAAGGTGGTATCGGAAAGTCGACTACGTCCCAGAACACGCTCGCAGCGCTTGCTGAGATGGGCCACAGAATCCTTATCGTGGGATGCGATCCTAAGGCGGACTCTACGCGCTTGATCCTGCACGCTAAGGCGCAAGACACCATTCTCAGCCTCGCCGCCAGTGTCGGCAGCGTCGAAGACCTTGAGATCGAGGACGTCATGAAAATCGGATATAAGGACATCCGCTGCGTGGAGTCCGGTGGTCCAGAGCCTGGCGTCGGTTGTGCTGGGCGGGGGGTCATCACCTCCATCAATTTTCTAGAACACAACGGTGCCTATGAGGACATCGACTACGTATCCTACGACGTGCTCGGCGACGTCGTCTGCGGCGGCTTCGCAATGCCGATCCGCGAGAACAAGGCGCAGGAAATCTACATTGTGATGTCCGGCGAGATGATGGCCATGTACGCCGCCAATAACATCTCCAAAGGCATTCTGAAATACGCCCATTCAGGCGGCGTCCGTCTTGGGGGGCTTGTCTGCAACGAGCGTCAGACCGACAAGGAGCTGGAGCTAGCGGACGCGCTGGCGAAGAAGCTGGGAACTCAGCTCATCTACTTCGTGCCGCGAGACAACATCGTGCAGCATGCTGAGCTGCGCCGCATGACGGTGCTGGAGTATGCGCCGGACTCCAAGCAGGCGGATCATTATCGCAACCTTGCATCCAAGATACACAACAACGGCGGGAAGGGCGTTGTTCCGACCCCGATCAGCATGGACGAGCTGGAGGATATGCTGATGGAACACGGGATCATGAAGGCGGTAGACGAGAGCCAGATCGGCAAAACCGCGGCCCAGCCCGCGACGCCATAA
- a CDS encoding DNA-processing protein DprA, with translation MIGTETRTAAGILTLTALRGIGPATAERLAERFSLLEAILGAEPAKLRSVVSAAVAECLQEPAAIVKASEKAQRVLDEADRRGVRVLSIFDTDYPVALRSLADRPPILFVKGQLPPRRSVACIGTREPSEFGEIVSDRIVETLVGANWAIVSGLAIGVDTLSHQSALHHGGRTVAVMAGGLEGIYPKQNSKLAEEILEKDGALISEQPFGVPPSPRNLVQRDRLQSGLSIATFVMQTDIKGGSMHTVRFTIQQDRVLFAPVPQGRHATEPKSQGILAMTQLPASRFAEAVRAEGDYRRILAERYGNRPVAVPLASKEDYASMLGLLESRLAGGETQTVAPPSSPTQMSML, from the coding sequence ATGATTGGCACCGAGACACGAACTGCAGCCGGCATTCTCACACTCACCGCTTTGCGCGGTATCGGCCCTGCTACGGCCGAGCGTCTCGCTGAACGATTCTCGCTTCTTGAAGCGATTTTGGGCGCCGAGCCTGCGAAGCTTCGATCGGTCGTTTCGGCCGCGGTGGCTGAATGCCTTCAGGAGCCCGCCGCCATTGTTAAAGCCAGCGAGAAGGCACAGCGAGTGCTCGACGAGGCGGATCGGCGTGGGGTGCGTGTTCTGTCGATCTTCGATACGGATTATCCAGTGGCTCTGCGCTCTCTTGCCGATCGCCCGCCCATCCTGTTTGTGAAGGGCCAGCTTCCGCCGCGCCGCAGCGTCGCTTGCATCGGCACGCGCGAGCCGTCCGAATTCGGCGAAATCGTCAGCGATAGGATCGTGGAGACACTGGTCGGCGCCAATTGGGCGATCGTGAGTGGCCTTGCGATCGGCGTCGATACGTTGAGCCACCAAAGCGCATTGCATCACGGCGGGCGGACCGTCGCTGTGATGGCGGGTGGTCTTGAGGGCATTTACCCGAAGCAGAATAGCAAGCTCGCCGAAGAGATTCTGGAAAAGGATGGCGCGCTGATCAGCGAGCAGCCTTTCGGCGTGCCGCCATCCCCGCGCAATCTTGTGCAGCGCGATCGCCTGCAAAGCGGGCTTTCGATAGCAACCTTTGTCATGCAGACAGACATCAAGGGCGGCTCGATGCACACGGTGCGCTTCACGATCCAACAGGACCGCGTGCTGTTTGCGCCAGTGCCGCAGGGCCGTCATGCCACAGAGCCTAAGAGCCAGGGCATCTTGGCCATGACGCAGTTGCCCGCGAGCCGCTTCGCCGAAGCTGTGCGGGCTGAAGGTGACTACCGACGCATACTCGCCGAGAGGTATGGCAACCGCCCGGTGGCTGTGCCGCTAGCCAGCAAGGAAGACTACGCCTCCATGCTTGGCTTATTGGAAAGCCGCTTGGCTGGTGGCGAAACCCAAACAGTCGCTCCGCCGTCGTCACCCACGCAGATGTCGATGCTCTAA
- a CDS encoding electron transfer flavoprotein subunit beta/FixA family protein — translation MHLLVCIKQVPDSGQIRVHPVTNTIMRQGVPTIINPYDLFALEAALELRDQFGGEVTVLTMGPPSAEDSLRKALTFGADRAVLLTDRFFAGADTLATTYALATAIRRISSEFGAPDIVFTGKQTIDGDTAQVGPGIAKRLGLFQLTYVGKISALDLHARTIDVERRSEGGVQLLRTRLPCLVTMLEATNQIRRGAMADALRAARATILKWSAQQAGVDDISQCGLRGSPTVVKRVFAPAARNEKATMIEPDEQPAEALINAIFRCRPALEIELAALARGY, via the coding sequence ATGCACTTGCTCGTTTGCATCAAGCAGGTTCCAGACTCCGGACAGATCCGCGTGCATCCCGTGACAAATACCATCATGCGTCAGGGCGTGCCGACCATCATCAACCCGTACGATCTCTTTGCATTGGAAGCTGCCCTTGAGCTACGCGATCAGTTCGGCGGCGAAGTCACGGTGTTGACTATGGGCCCCCCTTCTGCCGAGGACAGTCTTCGCAAGGCGCTCACCTTCGGCGCGGATCGTGCGGTGCTCCTGACCGATCGCTTTTTCGCGGGCGCGGACACCCTAGCCACAACCTACGCTTTGGCGACAGCGATCCGTAGGATCTCGAGCGAGTTCGGCGCCCCTGACATTGTCTTCACAGGAAAGCAGACCATCGATGGAGACACCGCACAGGTCGGCCCTGGCATCGCAAAACGGCTTGGCCTGTTTCAGCTCACCTATGTTGGCAAGATCAGCGCACTGGACTTGCATGCCCGCACCATCGACGTCGAGCGACGCTCTGAGGGTGGCGTCCAGTTGCTTCGGACACGGCTCCCCTGCCTGGTCACGATGCTCGAAGCGACGAACCAGATCCGCCGCGGTGCGATGGCTGATGCGCTGCGCGCTGCCCGCGCGACGATCCTGAAATGGAGCGCGCAACAGGCGGGGGTTGATGACATTTCACAATGCGGCTTGCGGGGCTCGCCCACCGTCGTCAAGCGCGTTTTCGCACCAGCCGCCCGCAACGAGAAGGCCACGATGATAGAGCCTGACGAGCAGCCCGCGGAGGCATTGATCAACGCTATTTTCAGGTGCCGGCCGGCCCTCGAGATCGAGCTCGCGGCACTGGCGCGCGGCTATTGA
- the panB gene encoding 3-methyl-2-oxobutanoate hydroxymethyltransferase, with translation MSHISQAPSARVTIPLLQQWKEERRRITMTTAYDAVTARIADSIVDILLVGDSVGNVCLGYDNTLPVSMPMMNYHLEAVARTRPRALLVADMPFLSFHVSPQETIRNAGGFLQRGADAVKLEGGAKRIDMIRALVQCEIPVMGHLGLTPQSVNVMGGFRVQGRTSEAALQLLEDAHRLEQAGCFALVLEGIPAELAARVTEILKIPTIGIGAGAKCSGQVLVFHDVVGLTEGHRPKFVRPYSNGFQVLQDALASWATDVREGTFPDAQESYRLPESLAEVVANWTPGERDGI, from the coding sequence ATGAGCCACATATCTCAAGCGCCCAGTGCGCGAGTGACGATTCCGCTCCTTCAACAATGGAAGGAGGAACGGCGGCGCATAACGATGACCACCGCCTATGACGCCGTGACAGCGCGGATTGCCGATTCCATCGTCGATATCCTCCTCGTGGGCGACAGCGTCGGCAATGTCTGTCTCGGCTACGACAATACCCTTCCGGTCAGCATGCCGATGATGAACTATCATCTGGAGGCTGTCGCGCGCACAAGACCTCGTGCGCTGCTCGTGGCTGATATGCCGTTTCTCAGCTTCCATGTCAGCCCGCAGGAAACTATCCGCAACGCAGGTGGCTTCCTGCAACGGGGAGCAGATGCCGTCAAGCTGGAAGGGGGCGCCAAGCGCATCGACATGATACGCGCGCTGGTCCAATGCGAAATCCCGGTGATGGGACACCTCGGCCTCACCCCGCAAAGCGTCAACGTCATGGGCGGCTTCAGGGTGCAGGGTCGCACGAGCGAGGCTGCATTGCAACTGCTCGAGGACGCGCACCGGTTAGAGCAAGCGGGATGCTTTGCGCTCGTGCTCGAGGGCATTCCGGCCGAGCTTGCAGCGCGTGTGACCGAGATCCTGAAGATTCCGACCATTGGGATCGGCGCGGGAGCGAAATGTTCGGGCCAGGTACTCGTGTTCCACGACGTGGTCGGATTGACGGAGGGGCACCGGCCGAAATTCGTGCGCCCCTATTCGAACGGATTTCAGGTCTTGCAGGATGCCCTCGCAAGCTGGGCGACCGATGTCCGGGAGGGCACATTTCCGGACGCTCAGGAGTCCTACCGTTTGCCGGAATCCCTGGCGGAGGTCGTCGCAAACTGGACGCCAGGCGAGCGGGACGGAATTTAG
- the panC gene encoding pantoate--beta-alanine ligase → MRTIKTVRELRRALAGHKPNGRVGFVPTMGYLHDGHLALVKASRARCNTTVVSIFVNPAQFGPKEDLSVYPRDFPRDERLCREADVDIIFAPGAEEVYRSGFDTFVEPGAPAQPLCGPFRPGHFRGVTTVVCKLFNMVQPDLAFFGQKDFQQCAVVRRMVTDLNLPIEIVTVPTVRDPDGLAMSSRNRYLSAPERSSALSISRGLFAAKAVFQAGERDSIRLLSLARQTIEIDELQYLEIVDAETLTPATSELTRPAAICVAGYVGSTRLIDNILLDTTEARRLTAR, encoded by the coding sequence GTGCGCACCATAAAAACCGTCCGCGAGCTGCGCCGCGCCCTCGCTGGTCACAAACCGAATGGTCGCGTCGGATTTGTGCCCACAATGGGATACCTGCACGATGGTCATCTCGCGCTTGTTAAAGCGAGCCGGGCACGCTGCAACACCACGGTCGTCAGCATCTTCGTCAACCCGGCCCAGTTTGGCCCGAAGGAAGATCTCAGCGTGTATCCACGGGACTTCCCCCGAGACGAACGACTGTGCCGCGAGGCTGACGTCGATATTATCTTTGCTCCCGGGGCGGAGGAAGTGTATCGGTCGGGGTTCGACACCTTTGTCGAACCGGGTGCACCGGCACAGCCCCTCTGTGGCCCGTTCAGGCCCGGCCACTTTCGGGGTGTTACGACCGTCGTCTGCAAGCTGTTCAACATGGTGCAGCCTGATCTGGCGTTCTTCGGACAAAAGGACTTTCAGCAATGTGCCGTAGTGCGGCGGATGGTCACCGATCTCAATCTCCCGATCGAAATCGTCACCGTCCCGACGGTTCGCGATCCGGACGGGCTCGCCATGAGCAGCCGGAACCGCTATCTCAGCGCTCCTGAACGCAGCAGCGCCCTTTCCATCAGCCGCGGCCTTTTCGCAGCAAAGGCTGTCTTTCAGGCAGGCGAGCGCGATTCCATCCGGCTGTTGTCACTCGCCAGGCAGACTATAGAGATCGACGAGCTGCAATACCTGGAAATCGTCGATGCCGAAACGCTCACGCCAGCTACAAGCGAGCTGACGCGTCCTGCTGCGATTTGTGTCGCAGGTTATGTTGGCTCAACCCGGCTGATCGACAACATCCTGCTCGATACCACGGAGGCTCGCAGGCTGACCGCGCGGTGA
- a CDS encoding HAD-IA family hydrolase — protein MFLFDLDMTLFDSSAIAQQRRFQMWDNVRQNMHLIRPFPAQGRAAPHELPALLRADGQRIGIVTSSPEWYATSVLQQFRIPYDVLVSYGNTQNHKPDPEPILEALRRVGVAATTETLYIGDDVGDIEASYHAGVTSVAVRWGPTSIFELSSSAPDVFMSKASTLLRREHSWPRLYWRSVSAAVLSLKSDDTHAKILGEAVGRAIATLDWAPDYVVPVPMKPSQQRNRFELLLNEAADHFDEDIELELKGLRVVKEIEGYKQMNSLERAEAIKGAFHSNFRWNNNKILLIDDVYTTGETTGECVRTLAASGAGEVRIMTLAKDQRVFARKTCPACGRSMKIRENHTTHFKFWGCSGYPHHCQNTENF, from the coding sequence ATGTTCCTGTTTGACCTCGACATGACGCTTTTCGATAGCTCGGCCATTGCGCAGCAACGTCGCTTTCAGATGTGGGACAATGTCCGGCAGAATATGCATCTGATCCGGCCGTTCCCCGCGCAAGGCCGCGCGGCGCCTCATGAGCTTCCCGCCCTTCTCAGGGCGGACGGACAGAGGATCGGCATCGTCACCTCTTCGCCTGAATGGTACGCGACTTCAGTCCTCCAGCAATTCCGCATCCCTTACGACGTGCTGGTCAGCTACGGCAATACCCAGAACCACAAACCCGACCCCGAGCCGATCCTGGAAGCGCTACGTCGTGTCGGCGTGGCTGCGACGACGGAAACGCTCTACATCGGTGATGATGTCGGTGACATCGAAGCCAGTTACCATGCCGGGGTGACTTCTGTTGCGGTCCGATGGGGGCCTACGTCAATCTTCGAGCTTTCCTCCAGTGCACCGGACGTCTTCATGTCGAAGGCATCCACCTTGCTGAGACGCGAACATTCCTGGCCGCGGCTATATTGGCGAAGCGTGAGCGCAGCCGTGTTGTCGCTGAAGAGTGATGATACCCACGCCAAGATTCTCGGTGAGGCCGTAGGTCGAGCCATCGCAACCCTCGACTGGGCACCGGACTATGTTGTGCCGGTTCCGATGAAGCCTTCTCAACAGCGCAATCGCTTTGAATTGCTGCTCAATGAGGCAGCAGATCATTTCGATGAGGACATCGAACTGGAGCTGAAGGGCCTGCGTGTCGTCAAGGAAATCGAGGGCTACAAGCAGATGAATTCGCTGGAGCGCGCCGAAGCAATCAAAGGCGCTTTCCATTCTAATTTCAGATGGAACAATAACAAGATCTTGCTGATCGACGATGTCTACACGACCGGGGAGACCACCGGGGAATGTGTCCGGACACTCGCCGCCAGCGGCGCCGGCGAAGTCAGGATCATGACGCTGGCGAAGGACCAGCGGGTATTTGCTCGCAAGACCTGCCCCGCCTGCGGTCGCTCTATGAAAATCCGGGAGAATCACACAACCCATTTCAAATTCTGGGGCTGCTCGGGTTATCCTCACCACTGCCAAAACACTGAAAACTTCTAG
- a CDS encoding electron transfer flavoprotein subunit alpha/FixB family protein codes for MNTASEIGASPSSRAAAKKQLSDRFKTYKHVWVFIEQERGQVHSVSWELMGVGRKLADKLKVDLAAVVIGQEGEASQAAATESFCYGADLVYMVADDLLKDYRNESYIKALTKLVNSYKPEILLLGATTLGRDLAGSVATTLRTGLTADCTELDVDADGSLAATRPTFGGSLLCTIYTLNYRPQMATVRPRVMPVPERCARPIGRIITLPLGLVEDDIVTKVLSFLPDRDSARSNLAYADVVVAGGLGLGSSENFRLVRRLADVLGAEFGCSRPLVQKGWVTSDRQIGQTGKTIRPKLYIAAGISGAIQHRVGVDGADLIVAINTERNAPIFEFSHLGIVEDAIRLLPILTEAFRARLSPHSRDRIAG; via the coding sequence ATGAATACCGCATCTGAAATCGGCGCTTCCCCTTCGAGTCGCGCCGCGGCTAAGAAGCAGCTGTCTGACCGCTTCAAGACCTACAAACATGTGTGGGTCTTCATCGAGCAAGAACGCGGCCAGGTCCACTCTGTATCCTGGGAGCTAATGGGCGTTGGCCGCAAGCTTGCTGACAAGCTCAAAGTTGATCTCGCCGCAGTGGTGATCGGGCAAGAGGGCGAGGCATCGCAGGCCGCCGCTACCGAGTCGTTCTGCTACGGAGCCGACCTTGTCTATATGGTCGCCGATGATCTGCTCAAGGACTATCGCAACGAATCCTATATCAAGGCGCTCACCAAGCTCGTCAATAGCTACAAGCCCGAGATCTTGCTCCTAGGCGCGACCACTCTAGGCCGCGACCTAGCAGGTTCAGTCGCAACGACATTGCGCACTGGTCTGACTGCCGATTGCACAGAGCTCGACGTCGATGCCGACGGTTCCCTCGCCGCGACGCGTCCGACCTTTGGCGGCTCGCTGCTATGCACGATCTATACGCTGAACTACCGTCCGCAGATGGCTACAGTCCGGCCGCGCGTGATGCCTGTGCCAGAACGCTGCGCGCGCCCGATCGGCCGCATCATCACCCTCCCGCTTGGACTTGTCGAGGACGATATCGTAACGAAGGTGCTGTCGTTCCTACCGGATCGCGATTCCGCACGATCCAATCTCGCTTATGCCGATGTTGTCGTTGCCGGAGGCCTCGGCCTTGGTTCGTCTGAAAACTTCCGGCTCGTGCGCCGGCTCGCCGACGTGCTAGGTGCCGAGTTTGGCTGCTCGCGCCCCCTGGTGCAAAAGGGTTGGGTCACATCCGACCGGCAAATTGGCCAAACCGGCAAAACCATCAGGCCAAAGCTCTACATCGCCGCCGGAATCTCCGGAGCCATTCAGCACCGCGTCGGTGTCGACGGCGCCGACCTTATCGTCGCCATCAACACCGAAAGGAACGCGCCTATCTTCGAGTTCTCGCATTTAGGCATTGTCGAGGACGCGATCCGGTTGCTGCCAATCCTGACCGAGGCGTTTCGCGCCCGGCTGTCGCCGCATTCGCGCGACCGGATCGCAGGATAG
- a CDS encoding DUF2934 domain-containing protein — MAFPTEEQIKNKAHELWEKAGRPEGRELEFWHQAERELQEQAERGAPENGSPDAI, encoded by the coding sequence ATGGCATTCCCGACCGAAGAGCAGATCAAAAACAAGGCCCACGAGCTCTGGGAGAAAGCAGGCAGGCCGGAAGGGCGCGAACTCGAATTCTGGCATCAAGCCGAACGCGAGCTGCAGGAGCAGGCAGAGCGCGGCGCTCCGGAAAATGGCTCGCCTGACGCGATTTAG
- a CDS encoding nitrogen fixation protein NifQ yields the protein MEVSNSRSAEPSAVVQQVGIALYRLLTGSNPAEAEISADDDFDRHALASILVAAALDGGSIVERVGIPEHALRKLLAGFFPAAAARAFTWIPNSSSDVHDETAVLRELLLAQRSTAGDVGHWLAAMVARRAMEPHHLWQDLGLRGRTELSRLLTRHFAPLARRNTGNMRWKRFFYRVLCERDSLGMCRAPVCTQCADFGRCFGEESGESRLVERKL from the coding sequence ATGGAAGTGTCGAACTCTCGATCGGCTGAGCCGAGCGCCGTTGTGCAACAGGTCGGAATCGCGCTCTATCGACTGCTCACGGGCAGCAACCCAGCGGAAGCCGAAATCAGCGCCGACGATGATTTCGATCGTCATGCACTGGCCTCAATCCTGGTCGCTGCCGCGTTGGATGGCGGCTCGATCGTAGAACGCGTTGGAATTCCAGAGCATGCCCTGAGAAAACTGCTCGCCGGCTTTTTCCCGGCGGCCGCGGCCCGCGCCTTCACATGGATACCAAACTCATCCTCCGACGTCCATGACGAAACCGCTGTCCTGCGCGAGCTCCTGCTCGCGCAGCGTTCGACTGCCGGCGACGTCGGCCATTGGCTCGCGGCAATGGTAGCGCGACGTGCAATGGAGCCTCACCACCTCTGGCAGGATCTCGGGCTGCGCGGGCGTACGGAGCTGTCCCGTCTCCTGACGCGCCATTTCGCGCCACTGGCCCGCCGGAACACCGGGAATATGCGTTGGAAGCGCTTCTTCTATCGCGTGCTCTGCGAACGCGATAGTTTAGGTATGTGCAGGGCGCCAGTCTGCACCCAATGCGCCGATTTTGGTCGTTGCTTTGGCGAAGAGAGCGGTGAGAGCCGCCTGGTCGAACGCAAGCTGTAG
- a CDS encoding ferredoxin family protein: MSTDRSARVEDRLFYNRYLLDPGHPHIKVRPHTMPSSELVSMLTTCPAHCYVANDKHQIEVAVDGCIECGTCRVICEERGDIEWSYPRGGYGVLFKFG; encoded by the coding sequence ATGTCGACCGACCGATCCGCGCGCGTCGAGGACAGGCTATTCTACAACCGCTACCTGCTTGATCCTGGGCACCCTCACATCAAGGTGCGGCCACACACGATGCCATCCTCGGAGCTCGTGAGCATGCTGACAACCTGCCCGGCTCACTGCTATGTAGCTAACGACAAGCACCAGATAGAAGTCGCCGTGGACGGCTGCATCGAGTGCGGCACTTGCCGCGTGATCTGCGAGGAGAGAGGTGACATCGAGTGGAGCTATCCGCGAGGTGGTTACGGCGTACTGTTCAAGTTTGGCTAA
- a CDS encoding 4Fe-4S binding protein: MPFKIVSSQCTGCSACELECPNAAIFERDGSFVIDSKKCTECIGHFDEPQCVAVCPVDRTCVIDTSLPRYQAPARGETA; the protein is encoded by the coding sequence ATGCCATTCAAGATCGTTTCTTCGCAATGTACGGGCTGCTCCGCCTGCGAGCTGGAATGTCCGAATGCAGCAATCTTTGAGAGGGATGGCTCTTTCGTAATCGATTCAAAGAAGTGCACTGAGTGCATCGGGCACTTCGACGAGCCGCAATGTGTGGCCGTTTGTCCTGTGGACAGAACCTGCGTCATCGATACCTCGCTACCGCGCTACCAAGCGCCTGCTAGAGGGGAAACAGCATGA
- a CDS encoding nitrogen fixation protein NifZ: MSDHVNDDDFIELTAQPFFSYGEKVRATRTIRNDGTYAGKEIGEVLAVKGEIGYVVSIGTFLQRFYIYGVDFIESGRRVGMKRKELDRVAPRDGIRHVQLPDEC, from the coding sequence ATGAGCGACCACGTGAACGACGACGACTTTATCGAGCTAACGGCCCAGCCGTTTTTCAGCTATGGAGAGAAAGTGCGGGCAACGCGCACCATTCGAAATGATGGGACGTATGCTGGCAAGGAGATCGGCGAGGTTCTCGCTGTGAAGGGCGAGATCGGCTATGTCGTCTCGATTGGCACCTTCCTCCAGCGATTCTACATTTATGGCGTCGATTTCATCGAAAGCGGTCGCCGCGTCGGGATGAAGCGCAAGGAGCTTGATCGCGTTGCGCCGCGCGACGGCATCAGGCACGTCCAGTTACCGGACGAGTGCTGA